The DNA segment ATCTCACGTGCCACCAACATGAAGCTTATTATGCAGTTCGGTGTTGGTCTCGACGGTATCTTGCTTAGTTTTTTCTATGCATCCAAAGAGCATCCAAAGCTGCTGTTTACTTACGTTTTTAGTGTGGTTTGATTGTAAAAGGTGTTGACATTGATGCTGCTACTAAACATGGGATCAAGGTCGCTAGAATCCCCAGTGAGGGTAACGGCAACGCAGCCTCTTGTTCTGAAATGGCTATTTATCTCATGCTTGGCCTCCTTAAGAAACAGGTTTTGCTTCATCTGTTCTTCTCTGTGGCTCTATTAGTATATAGCTCTCACTCTCCAAAgtaaatctattttaaatttttattgcaGAATGAAATGCAGATGTCTGTGCAAAGCAGACTACTCGGACAGCCAACCGGTGGAACTCTTCTCGGTAAAACTGTGAGTCTCGGTGTGATTATACATCTGCTTTCTATTATCTTCAGTTTGTATCTCTTATGAAAGTTTTTGTTAAGGTGTTTATCTTGGGATATGGTAACATTGGAATAGAGCTGGCTAAACGGTTGAAGCCGTTTGGGTCGAGAGTCAtagctacaaaaagaagttggcCTGCTTCTGTTATGAACTCAGACTGTATGGTCTCTCTCTGTTTATTCCTCTGTTTGCCTTGACATGAGGGTTGGTCTAGTAACTTGTTAACTTATGATCTTCAGCCAGTCTAGTTGATGAGAAAGGTAGCCACGAAGACATTTACACATTCGCGAGTAAAGCAGATATAGTAGTTGTGTGCTTGAGGCTGAGCAAAGAAACGGTAAAATCAACTTCTTCATTAATGTATGCATTGGTGTGTGTAACTGATATGTTTATACATTGGTGTTCTCAGGCTGAGATCGTGAACAACAAGTTCATATCTTCAATGAAAAAGGTAGACTCTTCCCATTTGTACAGAGTTTTGATCGGATTGTGATTGATATCTCTGGTTGTTTTCAGGGTGCTCTTCTTGTAAATATTGCTAGAGGCGGTCTGATCAACTATGAATCAGCTTACCAGAGTCTGGAGTCCGGTTATCTTGGAGGCCTAGGGACTGACGTGGCGTGGTCTGAGCCGTTTGATCCAAACGATCCGATCTTGAAGTTTAAAAACGTAATCATGACCCCTCATGTCGCTGGAGTTACTGAGTTTTCATATAGGTCCATGGCCAAGGTAAACTATCTAAAGAAGATACTTTattacatttttcttcattttgttaCTAACTGTTATAATACAACAGGTGGTCGGAGATGTTGCCTTACAGTTGCATGAAGGACTTCCTCTCACCGGAATCGAACTGGTTAACTGATGAGATAGCTTTGACAAGAACCATGTTTAGATCATAAGCTGTATTTATTTTACTCGAGTTTAGAATACAGAGAAGCTTTTGTGACTAGTCTATTGACTCGATAAACTTATACTGTAATCTTTCCGGTTCTGTCTAGAGTGTTGGAGACGCATGGATCAGCGTCTTCTAGCTTTCTCACGACCTCTCTCATGTTTGGTCTGAGACTAGGGAGCTTTGTAGTGCAGAGAAGTCCCATTTTCAGAACCTTAATCATACTTTCTTCTACGTAAGACGACAGAACATGCTTATCCAAGACGTTTCTAAGGTTCCTCCCATCTTGTTGAATTTTAAACAAGACATAGTCAACAATGTCTTTGCCCTCTCCGAACCCCTCTTCCACTGGCCGAAGACCAGTCGCTAGCTCTAGAAGAACAACACCGAAGCTGTAGACATCACTCTTCTCTGTCGCTTTCAAGGAATAAGCCAGCTCTGCACTCACCACACCACAAAACAAAtcagtttaaaagtaaaaaccaGTTGAAACTGCAATGAACACTCACCCGGAGCCATATAGCCATGAGTCCCTGCAACACAGCTCCATTCATATCCCTTGTCTACAACTTTTGCAACTCCAAAATCCGCGATTTTCGACTCATAATCCCCGTCAAGCAAAATGTTACTCGACTTTATATCTCTATGAATGATTGGAGGACAACAATCATGATGCAGATATGCAATTCCTTTAGCTGCCCCCACCGCGATTTTATACCTGTTTTTCACATAATAATAAGTTCTTGAATCCATACTTAGACTAGAGAGTAGAGAACAAACAGTACCTCTTGTGCCAATCCAATTCACCTTTAATAGTCTGGTGAAGAGCTTGATACAAGTTCCCATTCTCCATGAACTCAAACACTAAATATCTAGAACCTCTTCCGACAAGACAAGCGTAGAGCTTCAGCACGTTTCTGTGTCTGATCTTCCCAAGAATCTCCATTTCAGCAACAGAGACGTCTGTTCCGTTACCATCTTCTTCCCCTCCTCTCCTCAACCACTTAACCGCCACTGTGCCACCACCGCCTTTTTTCAAATCAACACGGTACACTTTTCCCGCGCTTCCAGCTCCAATCACGTGACCTTCATCCAACCTGCATATCTCCTCAGCGTCTAGCTCCATTTGATGGAAAGACGCGATCCTCCACTTCGCATCCGCCGCCTTGTTGATATCCCCATTTTCTCTGTCGAACTCGCGTATCTTCACAACTCTGTAACGCAACGCGAACAGACCAGCCACCAACACCACCATGGCAATAGCAAGAGCCAAGAACAAGAGCGTTCCATCGACTGAACGCTTCTTGTGCACGTGCTGGTCCCCACTGCATAAGCTCAGAGAAGATTCTTCACTTGTTTTGGCGTTTTGGTTGTCGACGCAGAGCTTCTCGTTGCGTGAGAACGCGGTGGAACCTCCCACAGCCAAAAGATCCGGTGGTATTCTCCCCGAGAGTTGATTCTCAGACAAGTCTATGAAACTCAGCTTCAGCTTCACTAGAGTCGCAGGGATCTCTCCTGTTAACAAGTTGCCTGAGAGGTCCAAAGAGTTTAAAGAAGCGATCTGATATAAACTCTTTGGAATCTCTCTAGTCAAAGAGTTCTTGGCAAGATTCAGATCAACAAGCCTGACGCATTTTGTCAATCCGTCAGGGATGTAACCTGTCAACGAATTGTTTTCAAGATGCAGAGAAGACAACTGTTTCAAGGATCCAAGCTCTGTCGGAATTTCGCCTGAAAAACTGTTGTTGCTCAGATAAATCCTCTCTATATTCGTCAGTTTCCCGAGTTCAGGAGGGATCTTGCCGGAGAATCTGTTGTTCTGCAAGATCAGCTGGCTAAGTTCAGCTGAGAGTCCTATCTGAGAAGAGATCTCTCCGGTGAGACGGTTATCGCTGAGATCGATCATCTTAGCAAGAGGGAGAGCCCAGAAGCCTTCGGGAACATGACCAGTAAGAAGATTCTGGTTAATCCTGAGTCTCAAGAGAGATTTGCAGCCAGCGTAGGATGCCGAAATCTCTCCGGAGAATTGATTCTGTACAGCGAGTAAGAACTGTAGTTTCTTGTTTCGGCATAAGAAACGAGGGAATGGACCTGTAAACCGGTTTTCGGATATATCAACCGTGTCCAACGGCGAAAACCGGCCGATGTTAGGCGGGAATTCACTGGAGAAGTTGTTCCGGTAGATTGATAAGGAAGTTAGGAAATGTAATTCTCCGAAACCAGAAGGGAACTTGCTGGTAAAGTTGTTTTGATGGCAGTGGAAGACTCTGAGCTCTTTCAAGTTTCCGAGTTCTCGAGGTAATGCGCCACTCAGCTGGTTTGAAGAGACATCAAGCTCTCGTAAATGAGTCAGTTTTCCGATCTCCGGAGGGATTTCACCGGTTAACTTGTTGTCGTATAACTCGATCTTGGAGAGATTTTCCAGCCTTGTGATCGAGGCTGGAAAATCTCCCGAGATTCTGTTCCTGGCGATGTCGAAAGTGTCGAGAGCGTTCAGATCAAAGATGGAGTCTGGAATGTGTCCGGTCAAGTTGGATTTAGCTAAGTAGAGCCAAGTGAGTTTCTTCAAACCGCCGATACTCTTGGGAATCACGCCTTCTACGTAGTTGTTGTTTCCGAGACCGAGTGAGACCAACAGCTTCAGGTTCCCCACCCAGCTCTGAAACTCTCCGGTTAAAAAGTTCGCGGAGACGTCGAGAGTCTCTAGGTTTTTCAGAGGGAAGAAGTCAGGGATGGTACCAGAGAGGTGATTGGATGTGAGGTTGAGGACTTTGAGGTTTGTGCAGTTGAGTATCTCCGGCGGGATTGGGCCCGAGATGAGATTGCAGGGGAGGGACAAGGTAGTGAGTTTTGTGAGAGATGAGATAGCCGGAGAAATGGAGCCAGAGAGATTCGAGTTCTCTAGAGAGATACCAGTGACTTCACCGGAGAGTGGGTCGCACGTGACGCCATGAAACGTGCAGGGTGAACCGGAGGGTTTCCAAGATTGTAGAACGTTGTGAGGGTCGTTAAGGCGGTTTTTGAAGCGAAACAGAGCTTGCTTCTCAACTGTCGATTCTGTGATTGGCGGGAAAATTGAGAGGAGAATTGTTACGGCCACGGTGGCGAGTATGACACGTCGGTTGTCTGGTCTTCTCGACATTTAGGGTGATATCTAAGGGCAAAACTGACAATTCCGTAGGTTAGGTAGTCATCATGGTCGATGCACTGGAATTCACctaagaaacaaataaaaaaaatcaacaaacaaacatatatcatatatgaataCCAAAAACATATCAGAacatttagagaaaaaaaataggaaaatatattaatgtctGTGGAATCGTGGATGGtcatgttattatatatatggttttcCGATTGTGATTAGTGTTATTATATTCCATGCatacatacatgtattatatgattattaaaaatattgggTTCATGGGATTCTTACCTAGTTTTATGTAActgataaaataaaatctgtAGTGAATTTCTTTAGTTGGGTACTAGACTAAAGAAATGAAGTTAAtgaacaaatgtttttttttttataaatggacATATAAAGCTTGCTTGTGTCATAAACATACACAAACTCAATAAGTGAGCTTTAAAGGTACTCATTACAGTGCATACAGTTTATTTTCATCTGCTAGATGATTAGGTTAATCATTTGTTTTCAAAGTAAGCAAATGGTTTATCTCTCACTCTCTTCTTAATATGTGAAAATACTATAGAAAAAACGCATTGAACTTTttctgaaaaagaagaagagaagaaagaatcCACGATTGAGGATTGAGTATGTTTTAAGGATTAATtgtcaaaacttaaaaaaaatcaagagatCACTTATCATAATTAGTGGATATATAGCAAATATTTGTAAATTACTACAGCTAGTAACTTACACGTTATAAACTTTGTAGTTACAAGATTTCCAGCTTTTTATATCTTTCAATTtcttacaaatatataaaataaccaCAGAGCATAGATTCAGGGCCATTGAGCGAAGAAAATGAGTGAGAGTCTTGAAGATTCAAAACGACAACTAAGAAGAGCAAACAATATTTTTGGGGTTAAAATGTTAAG comes from the Brassica napus cultivar Da-Ae chromosome A7, Da-Ae, whole genome shotgun sequence genome and includes:
- the LOC106353766 gene encoding hydroxypyruvate reductase isoform X1; protein product: MYNIAKAAFRNKNSTVASLLCSHQSRSISRQSSKLVKPERMAEKEEDKKVTRVLFCGPHLPDSYNFTRDYLQPYPFIQADVAHFRDVPEVIKNYHICVTLLMQMDSFVISRATNMKLIMQFGVGLDGVDIDAATKHGIKVARIPSEGNGNAASCSEMAIYLMLGLLKKQNEMQMSVQSRLLGQPTGGTLLGKTVFILGYGNIGIELAKRLKPFGSRVIATKRSWPASVMNSDSSLVDEKGSHEDIYTFASKADIVVVCLRLSKETVKSTSSLMYALVCVTDMFIHWCSQAEIVNNKFISSMKKGALLVNIARGGLINYESAYQSLESGYLGGLGTDVAWSEPFDPNDPILKFKNVIMTPHVAGVTEFSYRSMAKVVGDVALQLHEGLPLTGIELVN
- the LOC106353766 gene encoding hydroxypyruvate reductase isoform X3, which produces MYNIAKAAFRNKNSTVASLLCSHQSRSISRQSSKLVKPERMAEKEEDKKVTRVLFCGPHLPDSYNFTRDYLQPYPFIQADVAHFRDVPEVIKNYHICVTLLMQMDSFVISRATNMKLIMQFGVGLDGVDIDAATKHGIKVARIPSEGNGNAASCSEMAIYLMLGLLKKQNEMQMSVQSRLLGQPTGGTLLGKTVFILGYGNIGIELAKRLKPFGSRVIATKRSWPASVMNSDSSLVDEKGSHEDIYTFASKADIVVVCLRLSKETAEIVNNKFISSMKKGALLVNIARGGLINYESAYQSLESGYLGGLGTDVAWSEPFDPNDPILKFKNVIMTPHVAGVTEFSYRSMAKVVGDVALQLHEGLPLTGIELVN
- the LOC106353766 gene encoding hydroxypyruvate reductase isoform X2; translated protein: MYNIAKAAFRNKNSTVASLLCSHQSRSISSKLVKPERMAEKEEDKKVTRVLFCGPHLPDSYNFTRDYLQPYPFIQADVAHFRDVPEVIKNYHICVTLLMQMDSFVISRATNMKLIMQFGVGLDGVDIDAATKHGIKVARIPSEGNGNAASCSEMAIYLMLGLLKKQNEMQMSVQSRLLGQPTGGTLLGKTVFILGYGNIGIELAKRLKPFGSRVIATKRSWPASVMNSDSSLVDEKGSHEDIYTFASKADIVVVCLRLSKETVKSTSSLMYALVCVTDMFIHWCSQAEIVNNKFISSMKKGALLVNIARGGLINYESAYQSLESGYLGGLGTDVAWSEPFDPNDPILKFKNVIMTPHVAGVTEFSYRSMAKVVGDVALQLHEGLPLTGIELVN
- the LOC106353765 gene encoding receptor protein-tyrosine kinase CEPR2, which gives rise to MSRRPDNRRVILATVAVTILLSIFPPITESTVEKQALFRFKNRLNDPHNVLQSWKPSGSPCTFHGVTCDPLSGEVTGISLENSNLSGSISPAISSLTKLTTLSLPCNLISGPIPPEILNCTNLKVLNLTSNHLSGTIPDFFPLKNLETLDVSANFLTGEFQSWVGNLKLLVSLGLGNNNYVEGVIPKSIGGLKKLTWLYLAKSNLTGHIPDSIFDLNALDTFDIARNRISGDFPASITRLENLSKIELYDNKLTGEIPPEIGKLTHLRELDVSSNQLSGALPRELGNLKELRVFHCHQNNFTSKFPSGFGELHFLTSLSIYRNNFSSEFPPNIGRFSPLDTVDISENRFTGPFPRFLCRNKKLQFLLAVQNQFSGEISASYAGCKSLLRLRINQNLLTGHVPEGFWALPLAKMIDLSDNRLTGEISSQIGLSAELSQLILQNNRFSGKIPPELGKLTNIERIYLSNNSFSGEIPTELGSLKQLSSLHLENNSLTGYIPDGLTKCVRLVDLNLAKNSLTREIPKSLYQIASLNSLDLSGNLLTGEIPATLVKLKLSFIDLSENQLSGRIPPDLLAVGGSTAFSRNEKLCVDNQNAKTSEESSLSLCSGDQHVHKKRSVDGTLLFLALAIAMVVLVAGLFALRYRVVKIREFDRENGDINKAADAKWRIASFHQMELDAEEICRLDEGHVIGAGSAGKVYRVDLKKGGGGTVAVKWLRRGGEEDGNGTDVSVAEMEILGKIRHRNVLKLYACLVGRGSRYLVFEFMENGNLYQALHQTIKGELDWHKRYKIAVGAAKGIAYLHHDCCPPIIHRDIKSSNILLDGDYESKIADFGVAKVVDKGYEWSCVAGTHGYMAPELAYSLKATEKSDVYSFGVVLLELATGLRPVEEGFGEGKDIVDYVLFKIQQDGRNLRNVLDKHVLSSYVEESMIKVLKMGLLCTTKLPSLRPNMREVVRKLEDADPCVSNTLDRTGKITV